From the genome of Desulfobaculum xiamenense, one region includes:
- the secG gene encoding preprotein translocase subunit SecG — protein sequence MESLVLTLHILACLILIVLVLLQSGKEGMGVIFGGGSSTVFGSTGAGGLLTKLTAFLAGLFLVTSLLYNVLISSKPAGDSIMMDVPAVTQPADDIQTQEQAAPAPAANTDDIPTTAGEKTAE from the coding sequence TTGGAATCCTTAGTACTGACTCTGCACATTCTTGCCTGCCTTATCCTCATCGTGCTGGTTCTTCTCCAGTCCGGCAAGGAGGGTATGGGTGTGATCTTCGGCGGCGGTTCGAGCACCGTTTTCGGTTCCACCGGTGCCGGCGGCCTGCTTACCAAGCTGACCGCGTTTCTGGCAGGCCTGTTCCTGGTCACGTCGCTGCTCTACAACGTCCTGATCAGCTCCAAGCCCGCTGGTGATTCCATCATGATGGATGTCCCCGCTGTGACCCAGCCTGCCGACGACATCCAGACGCAGGAGCAGGCGGCCCCCGCTCCCGCGGCGAATACCGACGACATTCCCACCACCGCTGGTGAGAAGACCGCCGAATAG
- a CDS encoding sodium-dependent transporter, translated as MQHRDGFTSSIGVTLATLGSAVGLGNIWKFPYMTGMNGGASFLLVYILCTFLVGLPVMISEILIGRHVKANAITCYKSLSPKGQPWFLIGVAGVVSAFLIMAFYTEVAGWVFAYIFKSIGLLFVGNGKVDGGAMFTTLVSDPVQSLFWQWFVLIFVGGIIMLGVSKGIEGTVKRLMPILFVLLIIIGVRSMTLPGASKGLEFLFTPDFSKIDFTVVLMAMGLAFFKLSIGMGTMTTYGSYYRDDQNVPLTTLRVMLADLTVSMLAGIAVFPAVFAFGFEPGAGPSLLFITIPSVFDSMPMGGVFQVLFFVLTAVAATGAMLSLLEVPVAFAIESMGWSRAKGTVVTVVLLGLFGAPAALSSSLTADVTFFGLNFFDLYDFLSSNVLMPAGGLCICLFAGWIWGKAAIRKAMSNHGALNTDAISSMFTMLVRFVTPVLILVVLLKGLKIF; from the coding sequence ATGCAACACAGAGATGGTTTCACGTCGAGCATCGGTGTGACCCTGGCTACGCTCGGGTCTGCCGTCGGTCTCGGCAATATTTGGAAATTCCCGTACATGACGGGTATGAACGGCGGCGCGTCGTTCCTGCTCGTGTACATCCTCTGCACGTTCCTCGTCGGCCTTCCGGTCATGATCTCCGAGATTCTGATCGGTCGTCACGTCAAGGCCAACGCCATCACCTGCTACAAGTCCCTGTCGCCCAAGGGCCAGCCGTGGTTCCTGATCGGCGTGGCGGGCGTCGTTTCCGCCTTCCTGATCATGGCCTTCTACACGGAGGTCGCGGGCTGGGTGTTCGCCTACATCTTCAAGAGCATCGGTCTGCTGTTCGTCGGCAATGGCAAGGTTGACGGCGGAGCCATGTTTACCACGCTGGTCTCCGATCCCGTGCAGTCCCTGTTCTGGCAGTGGTTCGTGCTGATCTTCGTCGGCGGTATCATCATGCTGGGCGTGTCCAAGGGTATTGAGGGCACCGTCAAACGCCTTATGCCCATCCTGTTCGTGCTGCTCATCATCATCGGCGTGCGCAGCATGACCCTGCCCGGCGCGTCCAAGGGCCTTGAATTTCTGTTCACGCCGGACTTCAGCAAGATCGACTTCACCGTCGTGCTGATGGCCATGGGCCTTGCCTTCTTCAAGCTGTCCATCGGCATGGGCACCATGACCACCTACGGCAGCTACTACCGTGACGATCAGAATGTTCCCCTGACCACGCTTCGCGTCATGCTGGCCGACCTGACGGTTTCCATGCTTGCGGGCATCGCCGTGTTTCCGGCCGTGTTCGCCTTCGGCTTCGAGCCGGGCGCCGGTCCGTCCCTGCTGTTCATCACCATTCCGTCCGTGTTCGATTCCATGCCCATGGGCGGCGTGTTTCAGGTTCTGTTCTTCGTGCTGACCGCCGTGGCGGCCACCGGAGCCATGCTGTCGCTGCTTGAGGTTCCGGTTGCTTTTGCCATCGAGTCCATGGGTTGGTCCCGCGCGAAGGGCACCGTGGTCACCGTGGTTCTGCTCGGCCTGTTCGGCGCTCCCGCCGCGCTGTCCAGCAGCCTGACCGCAGACGTCACCTTCTTCGGCCTGAACTTCTTCGATCTCTATGACTTCCTGTCCTCCAACGTCCTCATGCCCGCGGGCGGACTGTGCATTTGTCTGTTCGCCGGCTGGATCTGGGGCAAGGCGGCCATTCGCAAGGCCATGTCCAACCACGGGGCGCTCAATACCGACGCCATCTCCAGCATGTTTACCATGCTGGTCCGCTTTGTGACGCCGGTCCTCATCCTTGTGGTTCTGCTCAAGGGCCTGAAAATCTTCTAG
- the prxU gene encoding thioredoxin-dependent peroxiredoxin (Most members of this family contain a selenocysteine.): MADKKPVGCARPTGGPVGQTEVETSSTQQATPQQGARPMIRIGRKAPDFVAPSFFCNEFTSVQLSDFLGKWVVLCFYPGDFTFVUATEISAVAEKHGEFAKLGVEVLSMSTDSMFVHKMWVDHEISKMVSSGTVPFHMLSDAGGKVGEVYGVYDPDNGVDVRGRFIIDPDGIIVGYEVLTPPVGRNVMETIRQIQAFQLVRASGGGEATPSGWRPGKMTLKPGPDLVGKVWEAWKVGMAFD; the protein is encoded by the coding sequence ATGGCAGACAAGAAACCCGTTGGTTGTGCCCGGCCCACCGGTGGACCGGTGGGGCAGACGGAAGTGGAGACGTCGTCGACGCAGCAAGCCACCCCCCAGCAAGGAGCGAGACCGATGATCAGGATTGGCAGGAAGGCCCCGGATTTTGTGGCCCCGTCCTTTTTCTGCAACGAGTTCACCTCGGTCCAGCTCTCCGACTTCCTTGGGAAGTGGGTGGTGCTGTGCTTCTATCCTGGTGATTTCACTTTTGTTTGAGCGACCGAGATCTCGGCGGTCGCCGAGAAGCATGGTGAGTTCGCAAAGCTGGGGGTGGAGGTCCTGTCCATGAGCACGGACAGCATGTTCGTGCACAAGATGTGGGTGGACCACGAAATTTCGAAGATGGTCTCGTCCGGAACCGTGCCCTTCCACATGCTTTCGGATGCGGGAGGCAAGGTGGGTGAGGTGTACGGCGTGTACGATCCGGATAATGGAGTGGACGTACGCGGGCGTTTCATCATTGATCCCGATGGAATTATCGTCGGGTACGAGGTGCTTACGCCGCCTGTGGGGCGCAACGTTATGGAGACCATCCGTCAGATTCAGGCCTTCCAGTTGGTGCGAGCTTCGGGCGGCGGCGAAGCGACGCCGTCCGGCTGGCGGCCGGGCAAGATGACGCTCAAGCCGGGGCCGGATCTTGTGGGCAAGGTCTGGGAGGCATGGAAGGTGGGGATGGCCTTCGACTGA
- a CDS encoding diacylglycerol kinase: protein MAGLRTAIRKEKAVQDELLILVPVIVLGLVLGDGGVEKALLIGSWLVVIIAELLNSAIEAVTDRVGTEWNELAGQAKDMGSAAVFVALCLAGLVWLLVIFG from the coding sequence ATGGCCGGATTGCGGACGGCAATCCGCAAGGAAAAGGCCGTTCAGGATGAACTGCTGATTCTCGTGCCGGTGATCGTCCTCGGCCTGGTGCTTGGGGATGGGGGCGTCGAAAAGGCGCTTCTGATCGGCAGTTGGCTCGTTGTCATCATCGCGGAACTGCTCAATTCGGCAATCGAAGCCGTGACGGACCGCGTGGGCACGGAGTGGAACGAACTGGCCGGGCAGGCGAAGGACATGGGCTCGGCCGCAGTCTTTGTCGCGCTGTGCCTTGCCGGACTTGTGTGGCTGTTGGTGATTTTCGGATGA